From the Argentina anserina chromosome 3, drPotAnse1.1, whole genome shotgun sequence genome, the window GTCATTTCTCAATTTTAAACATTTGATGTAGCTTGTTTCTTGTAATTCTGATATTCCTAAGTATTTTGCAACGTAAtttcttaaaataaaaaataattttccaACAGCCCCACACCCactaaattcaaaaaaaattacacaCGTTCCACGAGGCTGGCCAGAGGCTGTGAGATCTACACGTGTCGATATTACAGCCAGCCACGTGATCATCTCTTCCGGTCTTTTCCCTCCTAAAATCGTACCAGCGCCACCAACCACTCGAAGAGTCACCTCCAGTCCTCCTCCGCTTCCGTCACCTCCCTTCCAAAAACGACACGCCGTTTTTCACCATGTCCACGTTGATCAGGAAGGTCTGGGAATCCGTCTCCACTTGCAAGACCTCCACCTCGAAGTCCACGCCGtcgtcgtcttcttcttcttcttctccttcggCGGCGTCGTGTTTTCCGCTGGGAGCCTTCGATCCTATTCCGACGGAGCTTCTGAGGCAGATTCTGAGACTGGTGGGGCCCAAGGCAGCTGCGAGGCTTAGCGCGGTGTGCAAGGCGTGGCGGTCACTGGCCGCCGACGATGAGCTCTGGATTTTCTTCTGGCAGactcagcagcagcagcaagaaCCGCTCTGTGAGAGCATTTTATTCTCGGAAACTCATCTCCGGTCCGGTCACCTCATCCGGTAGGTTTCAACCTTTTCGATTTGAGACAATGAGAGAAGCAAATGATGTGTAATGATCGCTCTGGTTTTTGATCAAATTAGGatgtaaatttattaataatGATGTGGAAGTCGGCAATGAGATTGATGATGCTTGTAGGTTGAATTGCGGTATGAATTTTGGGAGTGTTGTGTTTGCTAAATTGTGGAAAttgttttgtttgtgttttggCAGACCATTCTGGGGTGAGGTGCCTCGGTTACGTTTGATATCTATTTATGGTCAGAGAATGCAAGTTCCCGGTGCTATTATCATCGATGGTGAGTGTCATTAACGTGTTTATACTAActcataattttaatttttgaattgAGATTGTGGGAGTAGGGTGAAAGAATTAAGCTTTTGATATTGGGGCATTGTTCATTTCTTTTATGGTCAAGTAGCAATGTAGCATGCTGTTGGAACTGCAATGTTTTAGTCTTTTAGTAGGATTATCATGTACCCATATAGGAGGAGTTATTACCAGTGGTTTAACTCTATCTAGATTCTACGTAGTTTAAAAGCTCTCGTTTTCTGTTTGTATGTATTGTTTAGGTGGCTCTGGCTACTGCAAATTTGGTTGGAGCAGAGATGCTTGTCCATCTGGGCGGTCAGCAACCTTTTTGGTGAGGTGTTTGTTCATAGTTGAAAGTTCTTTTGTATATGGTTTCCATTTGTTGGGTTTATATACAGATGTACTTGTCACATGTGTTTCGGTCTCTCCAATTTTACATCAATGAAGGGAAATTTTCTTGCCACATCTGTTTTATTGTGATCTGATGCATATGCAGGAATTTGGCAATATTGAGTCTCCAATGTACTCCAGACTTCAGCACTTTTTTGGTATCATATATAGCAGGTaaatctttctatcattttcaCTGTCACTACTCAGATGTTCTAGTCAACCTCTTCTCATTGATATACTCTCTCAGTCAGTTAGGGTAGACCCTTTCCCAAGTGAAATACAGTTATACAAGTGAGCATATGTAAAATGATTTGAACTAAAAGCTTTAATTAAAGTAATTGCTGACTGACCTGCTAATTTACTCCTTAATTATCATGTGGCATGCGGACTCTTGACTGTCAAACAACTAatagcttgaaattttgtagcGCATCGAGGTCTTACATATTTTGTATATAGGATGCAGGTAAAACCAAATTCGCAGCCGATGGTTGTTTCTATTCCAATCTGTCATTATGATGGTGAGTTCATACCTAGTTTTCTTCTAGAGTGATATCCTTATTGCTTGCATTAGTTCTTTGTGTTACAATTATGATTTTGTTATTCTTACATCCTTCACTACATATGATTTTCATGTACTTTCTGTGCATTTATTCAGATACTGAATCTGCCAGAGCATCACGACAACAGCTCAAAGAAGCCATACATAGAGTACTGTTTGACATGAATGTCCCTGCTGTCTGTGCAATTAATCAGGTTAGTTCTCACTCTTGCTTGCTATCTTGGATCTCTTGGTTTCAGATTTGCACACTAGATTTGACTGACTATGAGAACAGATAGTTATTTTATTAgtgtcatatatatttatcattCATTCTATGCTTTTGAATTGTAGGCAACTTTAGCTTTATATGCAGCAAGAAGAATATCTGGCATTGTTGTAAATATTGGCTTCCAGGTTACGTCTATTGTCCCAAGTAAGCTCGCTTAAGTTTTATCAAATCTTCCTCCTGATCTTAGGTTTTTTATTCTTAAGCTTGTTCTCCATGAGTACATTATACTTACTGGGGGAAATGcctataattttatattatatatatatctatatattatatatatatatatagttatatgtGTTTGCTTTCTTTAATTTCAGTAACATCATGTTATTGATAAGTCCTTTGATTTAGTTTACCTCTCATAGATCTATTTCTAGAAATCCGACAAAGCCATGTGTGGCCTGTAAACTTGTTGGAGGCATATGCTTCCTTTAATTTCCTTTATATACTCTCTTGAAATTTCTTGCACTGAACTATTAAGTTCCAGTAGTTTTCTTTTATCCTTGTTTCTATTTGATGGAACTGACTGTAGCTTTCtttttgtgtttatgtttttaaaGTTCTTAATGGTAAAGTTATGCGAAAGGTGGGTGTAGAAGTTATGGGGTTGGGAGCATTAAAGCTTACGGGGTTCCTCAGGGAGCTGATGCAGCAGAACAATATCAATTTTGAATCACTGTCTACCATCCGGACTATAAAAGAGGTATATGTTTGTATCCTTTTGTGGCTACATGCTGATATATTTATGTTCCTAGTGTTCCTCGAAGACCTGTATGATGTTGGCTAATGTTGTTGGTCAAACACTATCAGAAACTATGTTATGTTGCTGCTGATTATGAAGCTGAACTGTCTAAAGACACAAAAGCTTCATTTGGAGCCGGTGGAGACGGTTGGTATACTCTCTCAAAAGAACGCTTTCAAACAGGAGAGATTTTATTCCAGCCACGACTTGCAGGAGTGTAAGTATGTTTTTCCGGATTTTGCTACGTATTTCCTGTTTCCACCATCCCTGTTGCCCTGAATCACTATTAAGTAGTTATTTAATAGACTGAGGCCTATAAATGGTTTGGATCTGGTCGTTGACATATAGCATGTGGAATTATTACATGCTTTagtttattaaatatataatttcataggaaatttcattttgtaaTCTTATGTTTGGTAGGCGTACCATGGGATTGCACCAGGCTGTTGCTCTTTGTATGGATCATTGCCATTCGGCAGAATTAACAGGTGATGATTCTTGGTTCAAGACGGTAGTCTTGGCGGGAGGCAGTGCATGTTTACCAGGACTTGCAGGTATAATTCAATTTTGGAATGTAGAGTGGGTATATTAAATGTCAGTATATTGATTACATTTTTCATACAGGAAGATTACAGCAGGAATTACATGGACTTCTTCCTCCATCTGTGTCCAATGGAATCACTGTCATCCCCCCGCCATTTGGTGCAGATACTGCATGGTTTGGGGCTAAATTAATCAGCAATGTAAGCTCAAGAAATGAATTTGCATTGACATTTCAATCATCAGCATTGCACGTGTTTTCATTCCCATGTGGCAAAATGCATCGGTTGAGTTGGTTATAGgcatattaattttttttgtcttccgTATACTTTTTCAAGTTCCAGCTATCATCTGAGTTGCTAATCTTAGAGTGCCAGTCATGTTCTGTCTATTCTAATTTACCTGCAATAATACAGTTGAGCACCTTCCCTGGCACTTGGTGCATTACGAAGAAGCAGTTCCGCCAGAAGTCTAAAGTCAGACTATGGTGAGTACTTGAGCTGGTTTAGCTATCTGAATGCTTCTGTGGCTTGTAACTTTGTTAGTGATCTGGCCCCTTAATTTTCTTATAAATTGATAGAAGCACTTTGTgcaacgttcttaacatgtttttacctcaatttgtacttttcttagcccttattgttgtactattgagtcattgagtcgtaataagagtcttgagcggtattggatgcatttttgtgcttacatgagttaaaacgcataattggtttagagtcctagtttgactaggaatccttgttaggttttgaaactaattatctcttacttatgattttattttcttattttcagattggattgaagagataataaaagaaaaaaagatggagccaagtcatgcaacaattaaatagaagatgatcattaaaggcataaaacatggcatgttttagggaataaaacatgacatgttttagggattaaagcatgacatgttttagggaataaaactttccatgttttagggattaaagcatggcatgtttataggaagaaagaagcaatttcaaaccttcaatctttcctctatatatacatgccttcacctctcaaatatgatcacttctcattagcattcaagagccaaaactctaccaaaacaccaccataaatttccctcacaaattagccaagccgtccaccccaaaactctcatcatctccaccgagtttcactattgaagacacacctccaaggttcctacaacgtgtgattctcacaactcatctccatggcttcgtctatttgtgttaatctacaattctttgtctatgaagattgtaagttgttatttatgtggaaatattggttttgtatatgttttagaattttcagattgtatttgatatttttttagactataccgaatttatgttcttagaATTAttaaagtttgtatttctattgttgtgttctaatcatctttctcatacttttagataattttcagatatgtgcatatgaatttagtgcttggatgcagtccctaagattgtgtttgagtgctagattcatcaaccatattgacacatatcgaatcatgccctaagtaggttcgatttgtattgattaaaagtggtaaaaattctggaaatttgcatgtgaaaccatggtgggtgacgccatacatgaaacatgtctccaacaaagatttggtgtttaaatgtaatcttgtttgatttctactctaagtgttattgaattcgattgcatgcaaatttagattaggccctaagtcaatctaaatgttaattgaaatcttgcacgattagatggtcccctaaggctctaattgtattggtgtctaaaaagtatgtaattggtcgaattagaatgcatgatatgttcgaacttgtaattatgtggtgtaatggtaaatttggtttaagtttgttaaagagaagtcg encodes:
- the LOC126786606 gene encoding actin-related protein 8 isoform X1, yielding MSTLIRKVWESVSTCKTSTSKSTPSSSSSSSSPSAASCFPLGAFDPIPTELLRQILRLVGPKAAARLSAVCKAWRSLAADDELWIFFWQTQQQQQEPLCESILFSETHLRSGHLIRPFWGEVPRLRLISIYGQRMQVPGAIIIDGGSGYCKFGWSRDACPSGRSATFLEFGNIESPMYSRLQHFFGIIYSRMQVKPNSQPMVVSIPICHYDDTESARASRQQLKEAIHRVLFDMNVPAVCAINQATLALYAARRISGIVVNIGFQVTSIVPILNGKVMRKVGVEVMGLGALKLTGFLRELMQQNNINFESLSTIRTIKEKLCYVAADYEAELSKDTKASFGAGGDGWYTLSKERFQTGEILFQPRLAGVRTMGLHQAVALCMDHCHSAELTGDDSWFKTVVLAGGSACLPGLAGRLQQELHGLLPPSVSNGITVIPPPFGADTAWFGAKLISNLSTFPGTWCITKKQFRQKSKVRLW
- the LOC126786606 gene encoding actin-related protein 8 isoform X2 gives rise to the protein MSTLIRKVWESVSTCKTSTSKSTPSSSSSSSSPSAASCFPLGAFDPIPTELLRQILRLVGPKAAARLSAVCKAWRSLAADDELWIFFWQTQQQQQEPLCESILFSETHLRSGHLIRPFWGEVPRLRLISIYGQRMQVPGAIIIDGGSGYCKFGWSRDACPSGRSATFLEFGNIESPMYSRLQHFFGIIYSRMQVKPNSQPMVVSIPICHYDDTESARASRQQLKEAIHRVLFDMNVPAVCAINQATLALYAARRISGIVVNIGFQVTSIVPILNGKVMRKVGVEVMGLGALKLTGFLRELMQQNNINFESLSTIRTIKEKLCYVAADYEAELSKDTKASFGAGGDGWYTLSKERFQTGEILFQPRLAGVRTMGLHQAVALCMDHCHSAELTGDDSWFKTVVLAGGSACLPGLADYSRNYMDFFLHLCPMESLSSPRHLVQILHGLGLN